A portion of the Pararge aegeria chromosome 10, ilParAegt1.1, whole genome shotgun sequence genome contains these proteins:
- the LOC120626996 gene encoding uncharacterized protein LOC120626996, with protein MSVRHNDFLLANLNHSARAQDLLMQHMAEWQIKVVTATEPYFIPPQPNWAGDTEGSVAIVVPGHGVPLVPIRNGPGFVAVGWGEVILIGVYFSPNRPLSDFESYLRMLEPVVRGAAPAQVILMGDLNAKSAAWGSPITDLRGVELQSWAAMVGLVLLNRGRVNTCVRQQGGSIAPSRPEGSILVVTGNCGSPGRQQSGAPGLHPLPPQETAVWARSNSPL; from the exons ATGTCAGTACGTCATAACGACTTCCTCCTGGCAAATCTTAACCACTCTGCCCGCGCGCAGGATCTCCTGATGCAGCACATGGCAGAGTGGCAGATTAAAGTGGTGACAGCCACTGAGCCCTACTTTATCCCCCCCCAACCAAACTGGGCTGGGGATACTGAGGGCTCGGTGGCCATTGTGGTGCCGGGACACGGGGTTCCACTGGTTCCAATACGCAACGGACCAGGGTTCGTTGCAGTCGGATGGGGGGAGGTGATACTTattggagtatacttctccccaaaTAGACCTCTGTCCGACTTTGAGTCATATCTCAGAATGTtggagccagtggtgagaggtgcggccccAGCCCAGGTTATCTTGATGGGAGATCTCAACGCAAAGTCCGCCGCGTGGGGATCGCCCATCACAGACCTGAGGGGGGTTGAGCTACAGAGCTGGGCTGCCATGGTTGGCCTGGTCCTACTCAACCGAGGACGCGTCAACACCTGTGTGCGACAgcagggggggtcaata GCGCCTTCCCGCCCGGAGGGCAGTATACTGGTGGTCACCGGAAATTGCGGCTCTCCGGGCCGCCAgcaatcgggcgcgccgggcctACACCCGCTGCCGCCGCAGGAGACCGCTGTCTGGGCCAGAAGTAACTCGCCTCTATAG
- the LOC120626997 gene encoding uncharacterized protein LOC120626997 produces MDVESLVDSDSEEADRELEALVGPWKGTGAAPKRPREVIDPLDEEEGEPLEKAAAVEPEPEPKLWSKTGRGMGAERGRRPTTTQSRSQTADEELRERSPILSHIDYALSRDELIDRARSAVSSIMSETQKSGNLKGGVRGEINRATKIIYSAMDSLQAMTADEEARRLRADNRRMRQEMAVLRAEVKALRTSFSAREKSPAPMRQPDLDVDPQASPALGEMLETLKRDLFVSIGGMVNERLKQLEKRLPQEPILRPPLAADKKRGKVDRHPPDEPSAGPSPARPAKTQRTQTAGPKATKPAPTSQAEGSAPLRKETPHETEAAATTAPTPPAWSEVVGRKAKANSKKPAGRKTTVPAHAPAKTPPATRKGKLTSPKSSAVVITLRPEAVATQSYATVMKAATSGFALSEVGVDHVRVRKSATGARIIEVPGAGSAKAADELAGKLQGLVGEWVTVSRPMKTAELRLVGLDESVTPEEVQRVAAEKGNVPPEQVRVGAIRMGPSGTGSSLVRCPVPAAKLLIAAGRCGKDGHKAASCSADPKCAVCTQLGRKAGHVMGGLKCSPPPTKGKEAPLTRAPDTGNGQQETEPEDIEMDA; encoded by the exons ATGGACGTTGAGTCACTCGTGGATTCAGATTCGGAGGAAGCAGACAGAGAGTTGGAGGCTTTGGTTGGGCCTTGGAAAGGCACTGGAGCCGCCCCTAAGCGGCCCCGTGAGGTGATTGACCCATTAGACGAGGAAGAGGGGGAGCCCTTGGAGAAGGCTGCGGCAGTGGAGCCTGAGCCTGAACCTAAATTGTGGTCGAAAACTGGGAGGGGGATGGGTGCAGAGAGGGGGCGCCGTCCTACTACCACTCAGAGTAGGTCTCAGACAGCGGATGAGGAGCTTCGAGAACGTAGCCCCATCCTATCGCACATTGACTACGCCCTTTCAAGGGATGAATTGATTGACAGAGCCAGGAGCGCGGTTTCCTCGATAATGAGTGAAACCCAGAAATCAGGCAACCTCAAGGGCGGTGTCAGGGGGGAAATAAACCGGGCCACTAAGATTATCTACTCGGCCATGGATTCCCTCCAGGCAATGACGGCTGACGAGGAAGCTAGGAGGCTTCGGGCAGATAATaggaggatgcgacaggagatggcTGTTTTACGAGCCGAGGTCAAGGCTCTCCGGACCTCTTTCTCCGCAAGGGAGAAATCCCCTGCTCCAATGCGTCAGCCTGACCTAGATGTGGATCCCCAGGCCTCCCCAGCTCTTGGGGAAATGCTCGAAACCCTCAAAAGGGATCTCTTTGTTTCAATTGGAGGGATGGTGAACGAGCGCCTCAAACAGCTGGAAAAGCGGCTGCCTCAGGAGCCCATACTGAGGCCCCCACTAGCGGCAGACAAGAAGAGGGGGAAAGTAGACCGCCACCCCCCGGACGAGCCTTCCGCGGGCCCATCGCCAGCTCGCCCAGCGAAGACGCAACGGACGCAAACGGCAGGACCTAAGGCAACCAAGCCTGCACCTACGTCACAGGCAGAGGGTAGCGCTCCCTTGCGTAAAGAAACGCCACATGAGACCGAGGCCGCTGCGACCACGGCCCCGACTCCGCCAGCCTGGTCAGAAGTAGTCGGGAGGAAGGCCAAGGCCAATTCCAAGAAGCCCGCTGGACGCAAAACTACCGTCCCAGCCCACGCACCTGCTAAGACTCCGCCGGCTACCCGGAAGGGTAAATTGACCTCGCCCAAGTCCTCGGCAGTCGTTATTACCCTAAGGCCAGAAGCCGTCGCAACACAAAGTTATGCGACGGTTATGAAGGCAGCCACTTCTGGCTTTGCCCTTTCGGAGGTCGGGGTAGATCACGTGCGGGTCCGCAAATCCGCCACCGGGGCTCGAATTATTGAGGTCCCAGGAGCCGGCAGTGCAAAGGCCGCGGATGAGCTGGCCGGGAAATTGCAAGGCCTCGTTGGCGAGTGGGTGACGGTGTCCCGGCCCATGAAAACTGCCGAACTTCGGCTGGTCGGGCTCGACGAGTCGGTCACTCCCGAAGAGGTCCAGCGAGTGGCGGCAGAGAAGGGAAACGTCCCACCGGAGCAGGTTAGGGTTGGCGCCATTCGAATGGGACCAAGTGGGACTGGATCATCCCTTGTCCGATGCCCGGTGCCCGCAGCAAAGCTGCTCATTGCGGCAGGACG atgtggTAAGGATgggcacaaggcggcctcgtgctcAGCTGACCCGAAGTGTGCAGTCTGCACGCAGTTGGGTAGGAAAGCTGGGCATGTCATGGGGGGGCTGAAGTGCTCTCCACCCCCTACAAAGGGTAAAGAGGCCCCTTTGACCCGGGCCCCTGACACAGGCAATGGGCAACAGGAGACTGAACCGGAGGACATCGAAATGGACGCTTAA
- the LOC120626994 gene encoding uncharacterized protein LOC120626994, whose product MSDELSSEKGASSARKMVRQTASRVSLRNRSPIRRTARRDGLDSSALSSREVSTSRASSVSRDPTPVRRGTGIAQARADLRNAKEEAIEQAFDQRLRDRVYRKEAVVTVLDPEEWFETETSNNEDPGNLNSEELRAAAGRRAAAIIHVATKSGHLKGTFVKCLKESASALQNFVDTLVNRTESEESRRLRLDNTRLRNEVDSLKAELKAHRREFVEMKTSMAAANRTTTPTLNVDIIEEMKASIVASVGVMLDARFAGIEERLLPERVIRPPLASDNRRPEAPPPRSAAAPPKSKKVPENRNGDARSASPENSEAATGSSRPAVNEVAGWSTVVRRGKKGKKASSSSNNASPEATSAHTNRPTGPPTFTLPKTAAIIINLEPDAVKKGISYAEVLERAEQSINLQELGIGEGIKIRRAATGARLLELPKEQTPEQVELLVNRLRAALTGMATVVRPTKTASVRLMDLDDTVTGEKVIAAIARVGNCPVSCIKVGEIQSGPRGMGATTVHCPVEVVKVMSDAGKLLVGWSSARVQVLDQRPLRCYKCLCIGHTRPLCFQCGGIGHKSSKCSSPMRCAVCVDAGLPSGHIMGGRDCNPPPTRGTLDTSARSSEGLHQDEGEANMSS is encoded by the coding sequence ATGAGTGACGAGTTATCGTCCGAAAAAGGAGCTTCGTCTGCACGCAAAATGGTTCGCCAAACTGCTTCGAGGGTGAGCTTAAGGAATAGAAGCCCAATCCGACGGACCGCCCGCAGGGACGGGTTGGATTCGTCCGCCTTGAGTTCTAGGGAGGTTTCAACTTCAAGAGCGTCGTCAGTTTCGAGAGACCCTACCCCTGTTAGGCGTGGCACAGGGATAGCTCAGGCCAGAGCTGACCTCAGAAATGCTAAGGAAGAGGCCATTGAGCAGGCGTTTGATCAACGACTTAGGGATAGAGTCTATAGAAAAGAGGCAGTTGTAACCGTGCTGGACCCTGAGGAATGGTTCGAGACTGAAACTTCCAATAATGAGGATCCAGGCAATCTTAATTCAGAGGAGTTGAGAGCTGCTGCGGGACGCAGAGCGGCGGCGATTATTCATGTTGCTACTAAATCTGGTCATTTGAAAGGCACCTTCGTTAAATGCCTCAAAGAGTCGGCTTCGGCGCTGCAAAATTTTGTCGATACGCTTGTTAACAGAACAGAGTCAGAGGAATCCCGTCGGTTGAGGCTTGACAATACTCGCCTCCGCAATGAAGTGGATAGTCTTAAAGCGGAGCTGAAAGCCCATCGGCGGGAATTTGTAGAAATGAAAACTAGCATGGCGGCGGCTAATCGTACAACGACACCAACTTTAAATGTAGACATAATTGAGGAGATGAAGGCCTCAATTGTTGCATCGGTGGGTGTCATGCTTGACGCTAGATTCGCTGGTATTGAAGAGAGACTGCTGCCCGAAAGAGTGATTCGCCCGCCGTTAGCATCGGATAATAGAAGGCCGGAAGCCCCGCCGCCACGATCGGCAGCAGCTCCTCCGAAGTCTAAAAAGGTGCCAGAAAACCGAAATGGCGATGCACGATCGGCTTCTCCCGAGAACTCCGAGGCAGCCACGGGTTCAAGTCGCCCTGCTGTGAACGAGGTAGCGGGTTGGTCTACAGTTGTTAGAAGAGGAAAGAAGGGAAAGAAGGCCTCCTCTTCCTCAAATAATGCTTCCCCTGAGGCTACTTCTGCCCACACTAACAGACCTACGGGCCCTCCGACGTTTACCCTTCCCAAGACTGCCGCGATTATTATTAATCTCGAGCCGGATGCCGTAAAAAAGGGAATCTCATACGCTGAGGTGCTAGAGCGGGCCGAACAAAGTATAAACCTACAGGAGCTTGGTATTGGGGAAGGCATAAAAATTCGTAGGGCGGCCACTGGAGCAAGGCTTCTTGAGCTTCCTAAGGAACAGACTCCGGAGCAGGTGGAGCTGCTAGTGAATAGACTGCGGGCGGCCCTAACTGGCATGGCCACTGTCGTTCGACCCACCAAGACTGCATCCGTCAGGCTTATGGACCTTGATGATACTGTGACAGGGGAAAAAGTCATTGCCGCTATCGCCAGAGTTGGAAATTGCCCTGTTAGCTGCATTAAGGTAGGAGAAATACAGTCTGGCCCCAGAGGAATGGGCGCGACTACAGTGCACTGTCCTGTCGAGGTTGTAAAAGTGATGTCCGATGCGGGGAAGCTTTTGGTAGGTTGGAGTTCCGCTAGAGTCCAGGTTCTCGATCAGCGCCCATTACGCTGTTATAAGTGTCTCTGTATCGGGCACACAAGGCCGCTGTGCTTTCAATGTGGCGGCATCGGGCACAAGTCCTCAAAGTGCTCAAGCCCTATGCGCTGTGCGGTGTGTGTGGACGCAGGCCTTCCGTCGGGGCACATAATGGGGGGAAGGGACTGCAATCCCCCCCCAACGAGGGGTACATTGGACACATCGGCTCGGTCCAGCGAAGGGCTACATCAGGATGAAGGGGAAGCTAACATGTCGTCATGA